Genomic segment of Ignavibacteriales bacterium:
ATACCGATTCTCATTGCGTCCTCTTTAATTGCAAAAAGGTATATAGAAATCGTATAATATTCAAACGAAGTCGGACTAAGAATGGAAGCCCTGCTTTGCGTTTAAAAATCCTGTCTCGAGAAATACCAGATCGAAAGGAAATAGAGGAGGCACGTTGAGAAGAAGGAATAGACGAACGGCATAATAGTAAAATCCGGTGCATTGGAAATATAGGGAAGTTTGCCAATGACACGAGTAGAATTTTCGAGCATGGCGTTCAGCTGCGGAGTGAGATAATAAAGCGCGTCCAGTAAACGGTGGTATACAACATTGTCCCAGAGTATGTATAATCCATTTTCCCTCACCTCAAGTCCCCACGAAATGATAGAAAAAATAAATGCCAGCATAATTGAGAAGCTGGCGCTTCTGGTTATCAATCCAACGATGGTCACGACGGAGAAGAAACATACAAACGCATAAACGACATATAGAGTTGAAGAAAGAAATCCCCAATGCCACACTCCAACTTTCAAACCAAAGACAAGCCAAACGCCGAGAAAGAAATAAATAAGATTAATGACAATTCCGGAGACTGCGCCCAATGCGCGGGCCATGAGCAATTCAGCTCGTGTAAGGGGTTTGCTGAGGAAGAGATCGATCATTCCTTTCTCGAGCATTGATGGAATCAGTCCTGCGACACCGAACATACCAAGAAGAATGATCCAAAAGATAGATAATGAATGCAGTTGAATAAGAAGAAATTCGATAACATTCAATCCTGGTTGAGATAAGCGCGCAAGCGGCTGACCAAACAGAGTCACCATATCCGGTTCATTGAGAGGATGGCTAACTCCAAGAGTGAGAAGTAATAAAATAATTGATGCGACAATGAAATAGAAAATGAGCGTTCCCCTGCGCATTGCTTCTTCCACTGTGAACCGAAACATGCCCCAAAACCTCATTGTTCGTTTTCTCCTTTCATGATCTGAATGAAGTAATCCTCTAATGATGTTTTTTGTTGAGCCATACCTTCAATTCCGACACTACCTTCACGGAGGATATCGATGATCGTATTAAGCTCAGACTTGTCATGCAGGGAAACGATTAAATTTGTGTCATTATATTCGATAGGGAGAATCGTTTGCTGTAATCGTTCATGTATCTCTTTGGTTATAGGAGAAGACAACTGAATGACATACGCGAGTTTCTGTGTTGTGAGTTCTGCAATCGTCCCGGTGCGCACTACTTTTCCTTTATTCAGAATCGCCACACGATCGCAGATCATTTCCACTTCAGAAAGAAGGTGCGAGTTTAAGAAAATGGTTGTGCCTTGCGCTTTCAAACTTAAAAGTAAGTCGCGAATTTCTTTCCGTCCAAGAGGGTCTACGCCATCTGTGGGTTCATCCAAAAATAATATTTTCGGGTCGTTGATCAGAGCTTGTGCAAGTCCGAGCCGCTGCAGCATTCCTTTGGAAAACTTTTTTGTCTTGACCTTCGTCCAGTCTTTCAATCCGACTGTTTCGAGGAGTGACCGTGCTTTTTCTTTCAAGGTCGATTCCGGCAAACCATTTAATCTTCCAAAAAATATCAGTGTATTTTCCGCTGTGAGAAATCCTGGATAACGATGATTTTCAGGTAAATAGCCGCAATACTCTTTCAATGCCCGTTGTCCTAAAGGATATCCAAGGACGGTTGCTGTACCAGATGTTGGGTGAACGATGGAAAGAATAAGTTTGACGAATGTGGTCTTTCCTGCTCCATTTGGACCAAGCAATCCAAATATTTCACCTTGTTCAACGGAAAGGGAAACTTTTTCGAGTGCAGGAATGTTCTTTCTTTTGAATGCGCCGGAGCGATAATGCTTCGTGAGATCAAGTGTTTGTAGTGCTTCCATATACTTTGTAAGATAAAAAAAAATGTGACCTCTTCAAAGATTTGAAAAGAGGTTTATATCAGTACTTGATTTAGTAGAAAAAGAGAGAGATATTTAAATAGAAAGAGTCATAAAAAGACTCTAATTTTTTGGAGTAATGTAAGACCGGAATGGTCGTATTTATGCTTCAACTTTCAAAAAAAGTGGAATATGGTTTGATGGCTCTTCGGCACATGGCAATGAATCCACGAGGACAAGTATTCACTGCGAAAGAAATTGCCGCGAAGTACGATATTCCGTATGAATTGCTAGCGAAGGTTTTGCAGAAACTCACAAGAGCAGGGCTTGTCGTTTCAACCCAAGGAATGCATGGCGGTTATTCACTTGCAAAACAACCGAATGAATTACATATCTCGAACATCATCAGTGTCATTGAAGATGAAAAACCGACGATTGCTGAATGCTATGCCGAAGGCGGAGAAGATTGCTCTATCTTTCAAGCATGTACGATTCGTAAACCTCTCGGGAAAATGCAGCACAATCTGAATTTGCTTCTCGAGAACACAACACTGGAGCAAATTGTGTAACCGGTTACCAGATTGAGAAATTTATGAACAATGAAACAAATACTATAGAAGAATTTGCTGCTCAAGAATACAAGTATGGCTTTATAACTGATATTGAAGCCGATTCCGCACCTCCTGGTTTGAACGAGGACATCATCCGTTTGATTTCTACAAAAAAGCAGGAGCCGGTTTGGCTGCTTGAATGGCGGCTGAAAGCGTTCCGGCATTGGCAAACGATGGAAGAACCGCATTGGCAGAATATTAAGTATCCTCCAATCGATTATCAGGCAATTGTCTATTATTCAGCGCCGAAACAAAATTCGCTGCTTAAAGATTTATCAGAAGTTGATCCTGAATTATTGAAGACATACGATAAACTTGGTATTCCCCTTCGTGAGCAAGAGTGGCTCGCAGGTGTTGCGGTCGATGCTGTTTTCGATAGTGTTTCGGTGGCAACCACATTTAAAGAAAAGCTGAAAGAGCTGGGAATAATATTCGGTTCTTTTTCAGAAGCAGTTCGCGAACATCCTGATTTAGTAAAGAAGTATCTTGGTTCTGTTGTACCTGCGAATGATAATTATTTCGCCGCATTGAATTCGGCAGTATTCAGTGATGGTTCGTTCTGCTTCATCCCCAAAGGCGTCCGGTGTCCGATGGAGTTATCAACGTACTTCCGTATTAATGCCGCATCGACAGGACAATTTGAGCGAACGCTCATTGTGGCGGAAGAAGGCGCTCAGGTGAGTTATTTAGAAGGATGCACAGCGCCCATGCGGGATAAAAATCAACTGCATGCGGCGGTGGTAGAATTGGTTGCGTTAGATAATGCGAAGATCAAATATTCGACCGTGCAGAATTGGTACCCCGGTGATAAAGAAGGGCGCGGAGGTATTTACAACTTTGTCACGAAACGCGGTAAATGTGCAGGCGTGAATTCAAAAATTTCATGGACACAAGTAGAAACCGGTTCAGCGATCACGTGGAAGTATCCGAGTGTGCTTCTGATAGGCGACAATTCAGTAGGAGAATTTTATTCTGTTGCGGTTGTCAATAATTACCAGCAAGCAGATACAGGAACGAAGATGATTCACATCGGGAAGAATACGAAGAGTACGATCGTTTCAAAAGGAATTTCTGCAGGACACGGACAGAATTCCTATCGCGGATTAGTAGAAATGAAAAAGGGCGCAATGAACGCGCGTAACTTTTCGCAATGCGATTCTCTGCTCTTGGGTGACAAATGCGGTGCCCATACGTTTCCATATATTGAAGTGAAAAATACATCCGCAAAAGCCGAGCACGAGGCAACGACATCAAAAATTGGCGACGATCAAATATTCTATTGTAAACAGCGCGGACTTTCTGCAGAAGATGCTGTGAATCTGATCGTCAATGGTTTTTGTAAAGAAGTATTTCGTGAATTGCCTATGGAGTTTGCGGTGGAAGCGCAGAAACTGCTTGGTGTGAGTTTGGAAGGAAGCGTTGGATAACAAATCAAAAATAAAAATGCAAAATGAAAAAGTAAAAAGTTAGAAGAAGGAAAATTATAAAATGCAGTTACTTGAAATTAAGAATTTGCATGCGAGTGTGAATGGAAATGAAATCCTGCGCGGGATCAATTTGACGGTGAATGCTGGAGAAGTTCATGCAATTATGGGGCCGAACGGTTCGGGAAAGAGTACGCTTGCCGGAGTGCTTGCAGGGCGTGAAGCATATAACGTGACCGATGGTCAGGTGTTGTATAAAGGAATTAATTTATTGGAAATGATTCCCGAAGAACGCGCGCGCGAAGGATTGTTTCTTGCCTTTCAATATCCGGTGGAAATTCCAGGCGTGAATAATTCCTATTTTCTCAAGGAAGCGCTCAACGCTATTCGCAAGCATAAAGGACTAGAACAACTTGATGCGATTGATTTTTTGACGCTCATCAAACAGAAAGTTAAAATAGTGGAGATGGACGAAAGTTTTTTGAACCGTCCTGTAAATGAGGGATTCTCCGGCGGCGAAAAGAAACGCAACGAAATATTCCATATGGCAGTGCTCGAACCGATATTATCAATACTCGATGAAACAGATTCCGGCCTCGACATCGACGCGCTCAGAACTGTTTCGGAAGGTGTGAACAAACTTCGATCGCATGAAAATGCGACAATTGTCGTGACGCATTATCAACGGCTGCTCAATTATATTATTCCGGATGTAGTTCATGTCATGAAGGATGGAAGATTCGTCAAATCCGGTGGTAAGGAACTTGCACTGGAACTTGAAGACCGCGGGTACGATTGGATCCACGAAGAGGCCGGACAGATAGCCTAAACGAAGAATAGAAAAAAAATGCAGCCGATCAATCAAAATATTAAATGGTATCAATCAAAGTTTGAAGCATTTGAGCGGAGTTTGAACGGTGAGAAGTCGACGTCAGTGCATGCAATGCGACGCGATGCGATGCACAGGTTCATGGAACTCGGCTTCCCCACAACACGGCAAGAGGAGTGGCGCTTCACCAACATTGTACCTCTCACGAAAATAGAATTCCAGCCCATCCTTCATTATGAATTGAATGGAGTAACGAAAAACGACATTCAACCTTATGTATTGGAGAGCGCACTGCATGTGGTGTTTCTTGATGGAATGTTCTCACCGGAGTTGTCAGATAGTGTTTCGTTTCCAGCAGGAATAACGGTTGGAAGTCTGGCAGAAATGTTGAAGAAATACCCGGACACAATTCAGTCGACCATGAATACTAAGGTGATAGGCGAGGAGAATGCATTCACAACGCTCAATACAGCTTTTTTATGGGATGGTGCTTTTATTTCGGTGCCTCGCGGAGCTGTTCTGGAATATCCGATTCAGCTTCTTTTTGTCGCAACCAATCGCGAGGAAGTTTTTGCCGCTCAGCCCAGAAATCTTATCATCGCAGGAATCGATAGTCAATTCAAAATTGTCGAGACGTTTGTTGGTCTTGCCCAAAACACATATCTGACGAACACACTGACAGAAATAGCGCTTGGTGTTCATTCGATTGTCGAGCATGATAAATTGCAAGCAGAAAGCATCAACGCGTACCATGTTGGAACGACACATGTGCAGATGAGCGCGGCAAGCCGTTATACGTCGAACGTGATCTCGCTGGGCGGTTCAATTGTTCGGAACAATATTACTGCTCGTTTTAGTGCTGAAGGTGCTGAGTGCGTACTCAACGGATTATCGCTCAGCAGAGGCACGCAGATCGTTGATAACCATACAGTCATCGATCATGCAGTGCCGCATTGCAGCAGTCATGAATTGTACAAGTCGATTCTGGATGGTTCGTCGAAAGGCGTTTTCAACGGGAAAGTATTTGTCAGACAAGACGCGCAGAAGACCGACGCGAAACAAACGAATAAAACACTGCTCTTGTCCGACGATGCGACGATGAACACGAAACCGCAATTGGAAATATTTGCGGATGATGTGAAGTGCACACACGGCGCGACCATCGGACAGTTGGATGATGAACAAATATTCTATTTGCGTTCGCGCGGTATCGATCTTGATGCGGCGCGTGACATTCTAACCTCTGCGTTTGCAAGTGATGTGATCAACCGGATAACGATTGAACCATTGCGCCAGCAAGCAGAACGGACGATTCATGATCGACTAAGTAAGAATCATATATCAAACTCATGAACATGAAAAATACATCAACAAGTACGAAACAGGCTGTCATAGATTTCCCGGTGGAGGAGATTCGGAGAGATTTTCCAATTTTATCCACAAGCGTTCATGGCAAGCCGTTAGTGTATCTTGATAACGCGGCATCAACTCAAAAACCTCATGTGGTGATAGATACCATCAAACGGTACTATTGTTCAGAGAATTCTAACGTACATCGCGGTGTGCATTATCTGAGTGAATTAGCAACGAAGAAATATGAGGCAGCGCGCGTAAGTGTGCGGAAATTTCTGAATGCTGAGTCGGAACGGGAAATTATTTTCGTCCGAGGTGCAACAGAGGCAATCAACCTTGTCGCGGCAACATTTGGCAGACAAAATGTTCATCCTGGCGACGAAGTGCTTATTACTGAATTGGAACATCACTCTAATATCGTTCCGTGGCAAATGCTCTGCGAAGAACAAGGAGCAAAACTTCGCATTGCGCCTATTGATGACAATGGTGAAGTTGTGTTGGAAGAATTTGCGCACTTGCTTTCGGGTAAGACCAAGATTGCTGCTATAAGCCATGTTTCCAACGCGCTTGGCACCGTCAATCCGGTGAAACAAATGATTGAGATGGCGCATCAGCACGGAGTTCCTGTGTTGGTGGATGGAGCGCAAGCCGTCCAGCACATGCGCATTGACGTACGAGATCTTGATGCAGATTTCTATGCATTTTCATCTCACAAAATTTTTGGTCCAACTGGATTAGGAATACTTTTCGGGAAAGCTCATCTCCTTGAATCTATGCCGCCCTATCAAGGCGGTGGTGATATGATCAAGTCGGTGACATTTGAAAAAACAATCTTCACCGATATCCCACATAAATATGAAGCAGGAACGCCGCATATTGCAGGTGCAATCGGTTTGGCGGCGGCGATCGATTATATGAATTTATTTGATTGGAACGTTGTTCAGCAATACGAACAAACACTGCTCCGTTCAGCACAGGAAAGGCTCACGGCAATTCAAGGTTTGAGAATAATCGGAACGGCAAAAGAAAAAGCTGGAGTTGTGTCGTTTGTCATGGAAGGAATTCATCCTCATGATATTGGGACGATTCTCGATCAAGAAGGGATCGCAATTCGTACTGGACATCATTGTGCTCAACCGGTGATGCAGAAGTACGGCATTCCGGCGACGGCGAGGGCATCGTTTACGTTTTACAATACTGAGGAAGAAATCAGTACTCTGATTCGAGGTATTCAGAAAGTGAAAGAGGTATTCGGGCATGTCTGATCTCAAAGCGCTCTATCAAGAAATTATTCTCGATCACAACCGGAATCCGCGCAACTTTAAAAAAATGGAAGAAGCAAGTTGTTCGGTAGATGGATACAACCCGCTCTGCGGCGATCACTACACGATTTATCTTAAGTTGGATAACGATGTCATTACAGAGATTTCTTTTCAGGGATCTGGCTGTGCGATTTCAAAAGCATCTGCTTCTGTCATGAGTACAGTGCTCAAAGGAAAAACGCGTGCAGAAGCTGAAGTATTGTTTGATCATTTTCATCATCTCGTGCGCGGTGAAAATAAAAGCGAAAAGAGTATAGAAGAGCTCGGAAAGCTGGCGGCGTTTGCCGGTGTGAGTGAGTTTCCGGCGCGGGTCAAATGCGCAATCCTTCCATGGCATACAATGAAGAACGCCCTGGAAGAAAAAAAGGAAACTGTATCGACAGAATAAATGTTAAACAATATAATAAATAATATAGGATAACGGTTATGAGCACACAGGAAACAGAGGTCTCAGCGCAAGAGATTACAATAACGCCGGAAGCGGCTGAACAGATTCGGAACATTCGCCGGGAAAATCAAATTCCGGATACTCATGGATTGCGGATTGGGATACAAGGCAGCGGATGCTGTGGACCCTCGTACGTGCTTGCATTTGACGATAAAGTTGAGGCAACAGACCGGGTTTTTCAAAGCGAAGGTATTCCAATTTATGTTGATGTGGAGAATCTGGAAGGTTTATACGGAACGACGCTGGAGTATGTCGACGGCCCGCATGGGAAAGGCTTCAAATTTAATAATCCCCATCAATCAAAATCCTGCAACTGCGATGATAATTCCAGCGAAGAAAAGTCTTGCGGCTGCGGTGATCATTAGCCGGGTATTGCGATGATTGCAAAAGAAAAGAATGAATCGCCGATACAGGTTGAATCGGCGACAGGCGGCATAACCATCGAACCAATGCAAATGGTTCCGGAAGAGCACGTGTGGGATGCCTTAAAACAATGCTATGATCCGGAAATTCCTGTCAATATTGTTGATCTTGGCTTGGTGTATGAAGTGAAGGTGGAAGAAGAATTTCCGGGCAATGCAAATGTGTATATCAGAATGACATTAACAGCGCCGGGATGCGGCATGGGGCCAATGATTGCAGCAGATGTGAAACGGCGGGTTCAGCAAATTCGCGGAGTAAGTAATGTACTGGTGGAATTGGTTTTCGATCCTATCTGGAATCCGGATATGATGACTGAAGCGGCAAAACTCACGCTCAATATGGGTTAAGAGGCATAACAATTTCCAATTTTCAAATGATTATTGTGGTGTCAGTCCCGACTGCCTTCAGCAATCGGGACTCCCGACACATCTTTTTCAATGTATAGTTGTGAGAGCCGGAGGTTTAATATTAATGCCCCATTTTGTGGGGCAACAAAATTTATATAGAGTTCTCCCAAACTGAAACGATTGGTCGGGAGTAAAACTCCCTTCCATCGTAAGGTCGAATAAAATCTAATTTTCATCTTGGATATTTGATGTTGACACTTATTTGAAGTTTTCCCAAAGGGATGCCTTTGGCAGATCTTTTTGAAAATGTTGATTTGTCAGTGGAACTATTTATCCGGCTCCATCGTTCTATAGTTTGAATTGAAAACAACAAGCAAATCTATAAACATAAAGGATGAAATTATGGCATACGAATGGAAGTTCAATAAGCGGCCGTATTCAGACGAAGAGGCGAAAAAACTCCTCGCCAATGTTATGAGTCCGGAGACAACCGACTGGCATTACAATACACACCAGAAGGGGTATGTCACTGCACTAAACAATATCGAAAAAGCTCTTGAAACAGCCGATCGCTCTGCCGCCAACGGTAACTACAGCGTTATTGGCGAGTTGAAGCGGCGATTCAGCTGGAATCATTCAGGCGCACTGCTGCATGATATTTATTGGGACGTCCTTGGCGGTGATGGTGATCCGGCGAAAGGTCCGGAAATCAAAGCGGCAATTGAAAAAGACTTTGGATCATTTGACGCATGGAAAGCAGATTTCAAGGCAACCGCCATCTCTGCAAAGCTCGGCGGTTGGGGTTTGCTTCTGTTCGATCGTCTTTACTCCGGCCGTTTACTGAATGCATTGGTAGATGAACATCAGTACGGCGCAATCTGGGGCGCAGTGCCTTTGATACCGTTGGATGTATTCGAGCATGCATACTATCACAAAGATGGCCCCGCACGCGCAAAGTTCATTGACAACTTCATTGCGAATCTGCATTGGGGGAGGATCAACGAGCGGTATAAGAAGCTAGTTGTTGGGAAGTAAAAGCAGTCAAAAATTACTAACCATATGGAAAGCGAAAAGCCCGGTTCTGCAGACACAGAATAGGGCTTTGCTGTATGCAGTCCACACCTTGATTTTCATTATAAGAGTTGTTACTCTTCCATAGTTCGTGTAGTAACTCTGTACACCAAGAAAGGGATTGGAAGTAAGAGGATGCGCACAAAATCAAGTTTCATTGTACAGAGATTCAATTTCATTCCACGCAACCCATTCTTTAAAATTCCTAAATATTTTCAGGTAACCTTCAGAATATCTCTGCGTGAGCGCCTTATGCACTACTTGAACCGAGACGACTCCAGAATGTATCTCCGAAAATAATTGCACGGCGTACGATAGACTAGGAGCATTAAAATGGCACAACATAAGAAAGCACCAATAAAGCCAATAGCTTCTCCATCCCCAAAAATATGTCCGTCGTACATTCTGATCGTTGAGGATGAACCGACTCAGGCCGCACTCATTCGCCGTACTATTCGAGTTGCCAATCCGAATGTCAAAGTGAAGATGGCAGGTTCATTGCAGGAGTATCGCAGCGCCATTGCGAGTTCATTGCCGGATATAGTTTTGATGGATATCAATCTCCCGGATGGAAAAGCTTTCGAAGTGCTGATATCTCCTCTGGAAGCCGGACCGTTTCCTATTGTGGTCATGACCGGATATGGCAACGAGAAAATTGCGGTCAAGGCAATGAAAAAGGGAGCACTCGATTATGTGGTTAAATCTCCAGAAGCTTTTAAAACAATACCACGCACGCTCGAGCGTGCTCTTCGCGAGTGGAAGCTGATCCAGGAGCGTAAAAGGGCGGAAGAAGCATTGCACGCAAGCGAGCTTCGGTTTTACACACTCTATGAAAATGTTACAGTAGGTTTGTACAGAACTACTCCCGCCGGAAAAATACTCATGGCAAATCGGGCATTGATAAAAATGCTTGGCTACTCATCTTTTGAAAAGCTTGCTGAAAGAAATCTTGCAAAAGTTGGTTTCGAAAGAACGGCTCAGCGTAAAGTATTTCTCAGGCAAATTGAGATGGAAGGCGAGGTCAAGGATTTTGAGTCGACGTGGATTCGCCAGGATGGATCACTCTTAATTGTGCGAGAGAGTGCTTGCGCTATTCGCGATTCTTTTGGGAAGACCCTGTACTACGATGGAGTAGCAGAAGATATCACCGAGCGCAGGCTCGCTGAAGTGGGAGGCAGGAATGCGGAAGACGCGCTGCGTGAGAGCGAAGAGAAATTCCGTTCCATTACAGAAAATCTTAGTGATGTTGTATTTTTAACAGATGTCAAAGGAATTATTACGTATATCTCACCGGCAGTACAACATGTGTTCGGATGTACAGGTGAATCCATGCAGGGTCATTTCTTTGGCGAGTATTTAGATGAAACGGAATTGCAGCGGGTACTTCCTATTTTTGAAGCGGCAATTCGAAATGGAATACCGACTAAGAATCTTTCTCTTCTCGCAAAACGAAGAGATGGGAATACATTTCAAGCTGAATTAGATGCGTCGAACTTTGTAAAGGACGGGAACATTCTAGGCACGATAGGTGTGATTCAAGATATTTCAGAACGCAAGAGGGTGGAAGAAGCGCTGCGCGAGAGTGAAGACAAATTTAAGTATGTCTTTAAATATTCCCCCGTTGGGAAATCGATTACTCTTCCTTCGGGCGAAATCGATGTGAACATGTCTTTTTGTGAATTGCTCGGTTATACTCAGGAGGAACTCCGACGAAAAAAATGGCAGGACATCACTCACCCTGATGATATAGGGATGACTCAAAGTGCAATTGACCTGCTCCTGTCCGGTGAGCAAGAATCTGTGCGTTTTGTTAAAAGGTTTTTACATAAGAATGGATCCACTGTGTGGGTCGATTTGAGCTCCTTCTTACGTAAAGATAATAATGGAAAGCCGCTTTATTTGATAACGACTCTCATCGACATTACCGAGCGCAAACGAGCAGAAGAATTAATTGTGAGGGCATTGCACGAGTGGCAAAACACATTTGATTCCACAAATGACGCGATGTGGATTCTCGACAAAGATGAGCGCATCATTCGCTCTAATAGAACGTCGGAATTTATCTTCCAGCGTTCAAACGAAGACGTAATCGGCAAACACTGCTGGGAAATCGTGTACGGAACGACGCAGCCGATTCCCGAATGCCCTGTTCAACGGGCTAAAAAAAGTCTGCATCGCGAGAGCTTGGAATTACAAATCGGAAAAGGTTGGTTTGAAGTTTTGGTAGATCCAATTCTGGATGCAACTGGCCAGTACGATGGCGCAGTCCACATTGTAAGCAACATTACTGAGCGTAAGAAGGCAGCAGAAGCGTTGAGATCTTCCGAAGAAAAATATCGGCTGATATTTGAAAATAATCCGGTACCTATGTGGGTATACAATATTGACACACTCGCTTTTCTTGCGGTGAATGATTTTGCAATTGACCACTACGGTTATTCGCGTGAGGAATTTCTAAGTATGACGATAAAAGACATACGGCCTCCCGAAGATATACCGTATCTTCAAGAAGTACTGAAGAAGCATACTGAACAGTTGAGAAAGGTTGGTACGGCAAGGCATCGCAAAAAAGATGATTCCCTGATCGATGTAGAAATCACCGGACATGAAATCGCATTCGAAGGGCACAAAGCAATGTTTGTTCTTGCATTGGACGTAACCGAACGCAAGCGGGCGGAAGGGGCGCTGCGCCAAAGCGAAGCACAACTTACTGCTTTTATGAATTTTGTTCCAGCACTTATTCTTATCAAAGATCATGAATTTAGGCCAATATTTGCTAACGAAAAATATAACTCGCTGTTTCC
This window contains:
- a CDS encoding ABC transporter ATP-binding protein encodes the protein MEALQTLDLTKHYRSGAFKRKNIPALEKVSLSVEQGEIFGLLGPNGAGKTTFVKLILSIVHPTSGTATVLGYPLGQRALKEYCGYLPENHRYPGFLTAENTLIFFGRLNGLPESTLKEKARSLLETVGLKDWTKVKTKKFSKGMLQRLGLAQALINDPKILFLDEPTDGVDPLGRKEIRDLLLSLKAQGTTIFLNSHLLSEVEMICDRVAILNKGKVVRTGTIAELTTQKLAYVIQLSSPITKEIHERLQQTILPIEYNDTNLIVSLHDKSELNTIIDILREGSVGIEGMAQQKTSLEDYFIQIMKGENEQ
- the sufC gene encoding Fe-S cluster assembly ATPase SufC, with translation MQLLEIKNLHASVNGNEILRGINLTVNAGEVHAIMGPNGSGKSTLAGVLAGREAYNVTDGQVLYKGINLLEMIPEERAREGLFLAFQYPVEIPGVNNSYFLKEALNAIRKHKGLEQLDAIDFLTLIKQKVKIVEMDESFLNRPVNEGFSGGEKKRNEIFHMAVLEPILSILDETDSGLDIDALRTVSEGVNKLRSHENATIVVTHYQRLLNYIIPDVVHVMKDGRFVKSGGKELALELEDRGYDWIHEEAGQIA
- the sufB gene encoding Fe-S cluster assembly protein SufB; its protein translation is MNNETNTIEEFAAQEYKYGFITDIEADSAPPGLNEDIIRLISTKKQEPVWLLEWRLKAFRHWQTMEEPHWQNIKYPPIDYQAIVYYSAPKQNSLLKDLSEVDPELLKTYDKLGIPLREQEWLAGVAVDAVFDSVSVATTFKEKLKELGIIFGSFSEAVREHPDLVKKYLGSVVPANDNYFAALNSAVFSDGSFCFIPKGVRCPMELSTYFRINAASTGQFERTLIVAEEGAQVSYLEGCTAPMRDKNQLHAAVVELVALDNAKIKYSTVQNWYPGDKEGRGGIYNFVTKRGKCAGVNSKISWTQVETGSAITWKYPSVLLIGDNSVGEFYSVAVVNNYQQADTGTKMIHIGKNTKSTIVSKGISAGHGQNSYRGLVEMKKGAMNARNFSQCDSLLLGDKCGAHTFPYIEVKNTSAKAEHEATTSKIGDDQIFYCKQRGLSAEDAVNLIVNGFCKEVFRELPMEFAVEAQKLLGVSLEGSVG
- a CDS encoding Rrf2 family transcriptional regulator, which gives rise to MLQLSKKVEYGLMALRHMAMNPRGQVFTAKEIAAKYDIPYELLAKVLQKLTRAGLVVSTQGMHGGYSLAKQPNELHISNIISVIEDEKPTIAECYAEGGEDCSIFQACTIRKPLGKMQHNLNLLLENTTLEQIV
- a CDS encoding SUF system NifU family Fe-S cluster assembly protein; translated protein: MSDLKALYQEIILDHNRNPRNFKKMEEASCSVDGYNPLCGDHYTIYLKLDNDVITEISFQGSGCAISKASASVMSTVLKGKTRAEAEVLFDHFHHLVRGENKSEKSIEELGKLAAFAGVSEFPARVKCAILPWHTMKNALEEKKETVSTE
- the sufD gene encoding Fe-S cluster assembly protein SufD, which produces MQPINQNIKWYQSKFEAFERSLNGEKSTSVHAMRRDAMHRFMELGFPTTRQEEWRFTNIVPLTKIEFQPILHYELNGVTKNDIQPYVLESALHVVFLDGMFSPELSDSVSFPAGITVGSLAEMLKKYPDTIQSTMNTKVIGEENAFTTLNTAFLWDGAFISVPRGAVLEYPIQLLFVATNREEVFAAQPRNLIIAGIDSQFKIVETFVGLAQNTYLTNTLTEIALGVHSIVEHDKLQAESINAYHVGTTHVQMSAASRYTSNVISLGGSIVRNNITARFSAEGAECVLNGLSLSRGTQIVDNHTVIDHAVPHCSSHELYKSILDGSSKGVFNGKVFVRQDAQKTDAKQTNKTLLLSDDATMNTKPQLEIFADDVKCTHGATIGQLDDEQIFYLRSRGIDLDAARDILTSAFASDVINRITIEPLRQQAERTIHDRLSKNHISNS
- a CDS encoding iron-sulfur cluster assembly protein, which produces MIAKEKNESPIQVESATGGITIEPMQMVPEEHVWDALKQCYDPEIPVNIVDLGLVYEVKVEEEFPGNANVYIRMTLTAPGCGMGPMIAADVKRRVQQIRGVSNVLVELVFDPIWNPDMMTEAAKLTLNMG
- a CDS encoding iron-sulfur cluster assembly accessory protein; translated protein: MSTQETEVSAQEITITPEAAEQIRNIRRENQIPDTHGLRIGIQGSGCCGPSYVLAFDDKVEATDRVFQSEGIPIYVDVENLEGLYGTTLEYVDGPHGKGFKFNNPHQSKSCNCDDNSSEEKSCGCGDH
- a CDS encoding cysteine desulfurase, with translation MKNTSTSTKQAVIDFPVEEIRRDFPILSTSVHGKPLVYLDNAASTQKPHVVIDTIKRYYCSENSNVHRGVHYLSELATKKYEAARVSVRKFLNAESEREIIFVRGATEAINLVAATFGRQNVHPGDEVLITELEHHSNIVPWQMLCEEQGAKLRIAPIDDNGEVVLEEFAHLLSGKTKIAAISHVSNALGTVNPVKQMIEMAHQHGVPVLVDGAQAVQHMRIDVRDLDADFYAFSSHKIFGPTGLGILFGKAHLLESMPPYQGGGDMIKSVTFEKTIFTDIPHKYEAGTPHIAGAIGLAAAIDYMNLFDWNVVQQYEQTLLRSAQERLTAIQGLRIIGTAKEKAGVVSFVMEGIHPHDIGTILDQEGIAIRTGHHCAQPVMQKYGIPATARASFTFYNTEEEISTLIRGIQKVKEVFGHV